The DNA segment TCTCCGCGTTGGCATGGAGGAACATCTCCAGCACCTCATCACTTAATCCGAGTGTAGGGACTTGGCCAAGACACACTTCGGGGGTGAGCATGGGATAGTTGGTGCCAAACATGACCCTGGAGCGCCCGCCACTCTTCATATATTGGATGAGTTCGGCGGGGTAACGGCTGGGTTTGTAGGCAGAAGTATCGATGTAGATATTCTCGAACTTGCGCGCGAAGGCGACCAATTCGTTGTGCCAAGGGTATCCGATATGCCCACACACGATTTTCAGATCGGGGAAGTCGAGAGCAACACGTTCAATGTAGAGAGGTTGGCCAGTCTCCGAAGTGCGAAGCGGCCCCGTCAGGCCCACCTGCAGACACACAGGGACTCCGAGTTCCACGCATTCGGCGTATAGAGGGTAGTAGAGAGGATGGGTGCAGGGCAGTTCCCAGAGCCATTGCGCGATGCGCAATGCTTTAAATCCGTGCTCTTTCACATAAGCGCGTAGGGTTCGGACAGCCTCAATCGGATTCCGCAAGTCCACAGACGCCACACCGACAAACAAATCAGGATATGTTCTCACGGCCTGGAGCACCTCTTCATTGCTGATGATTGCGCCGTTGGGACCGTGCCACGCACAGAGAAGTGCCTTCTTCACACCAGCGGCCTGCATCACCCCAGCCGTGAATTCGAGCGGGATGCTTTGGATATCCTGCCCGGCCCACCGCTTGAGCGAAGCAAAGAAGGGCTGAGACAAGAAGATGTCGGTAGGATGTTGAGCCCACACATCGATGACGTGCATGCCGTGTTCCCTTACGGTTGGAATGCGTACACTGTGGCCACCAGTAGCGGGATCAGCCTAGCGAGGCCCGCTTGGACACGTCAAGATATGGATTATGAGATTCCGCATAGCAGTCCCCCTTACCCGAATCCTCACTAGTGACAAAGCAAAGTGATTGCAGGTCCTTGTGACAAGGCCACGCAGATCTTGAACCTCGGTTGTTTGGTGTGCACAATCGGCAATCCACGCTGCAAGGCGTATGCAACACCTACGCGATTTTGAAAGGAAGTCCATGGCAGATGTAGCCATTGTTGGCGCCGGACCTGCGGGTTTGGTGACCGCGAGATACCTGAAATCAGAAGGTTTCGACCCGGTTCTATTCGAACAGGGAGATCGCGTCGGCGGGCAATGGACCGGTGACGCGCGGTACAGCGGCGTGTGGCCATCTATGCGCACCAATACTAGCCGCGTCATGACTGCGTTCAGCGATTTAGACTATCCCGAAGGCGCGCCCGTCTTCCCAACCAACCAAATGGTGCGCGACTATCTTGAAGCGTATGCGGAACAATTCGATCTGCTGCAATCGGTCCGCCTAGGGACGGCCGTTGAGAAGATTGAGCGCGACGCCGCTGCAGAGAAATGGATAGTCCGCAGTAAAAGCCGCGATGGCAAGGCCGCCTGCGAATCATTCAACCATGTTGTCGTGGCTTCAGGGCGCTATCACAAGCCGTTGATACCTGCTGTTCCGGGACTCGACACCTTCGCAGGCAAAGGCGGAGTCTCGCACACGTTTGCGTACAAGAATCCGGAGCAGTACCGAGGAATGCGCGTTGTTGTGGCGGGCTGCAGCATCAGCGCGCTCGAGATTGCGAGTGACCTGGCCATGCTTGGCGCGGCAAGCGTCACGGTTACCGTTCGCAGACAACGGTACGTGTTCCACAAACTGCTGGCCGGTGTGCCCACGGAGCATGTAGCCTTCACCCGGTTTGCGGTACTTGCAGCGGAATGCATGCCGATGGAAGTG comes from the Candidatus Hydrogenedentota bacterium genome and includes:
- a CDS encoding amidohydrolase family protein, producing MHVIDVWAQHPTDIFLSQPFFASLKRWAGQDIQSIPLEFTAGVMQAAGVKKALLCAWHGPNGAIISNEEVLQAVRTYPDLFVGVASVDLRNPIEAVRTLRAYVKEHGFKALRIAQWLWELPCTHPLYYPLYAECVELGVPVCLQVGLTGPLRTSETGQPLYIERVALDFPDLKIVCGHIGYPWHNELVAFARKFENIYIDTSAYKPSRYPAELIQYMKSGGRSRVMFGTNYPMLTPEVCLGQVPTLGLSDEVLEMFLHANAE